In the Streptomyces fradiae ATCC 10745 = DSM 40063 genome, one interval contains:
- the sucC gene encoding ADP-forming succinate--CoA ligase subunit beta: MDLFEYQARDLFAKHGVPVLAGEVIDTPEAAREATERLGGKSVVKAQVKVGGRGKAGGVKLAADPQDAVEKAQQILGMDIKGHTVHKVMIAETAPEIVEEYYVSYLLDRTNRTFLAMASVEGGMDIEEVAATKPEALAKVPVDANEGVTIEKAREIVAQAKFPAEVAEKVAEVMVTLWKTFVAEDALLVEVNPLAKVASGDVLALDGKVSLDANADFRQPGHEELEDKAAANPLEAAAKAKGLNYVKLDGEVGIIGNGAGLVMSTLDVVAYAGEAHGGVKPANFLDIGGGASAEVMANGLEIILGDPDVKSVFVNVFGGITACDEVANGIVQALELLKSKGEDVTKPLVVRLDGNNAELGRKILSDANHPLVQRVDTMDGAADKAAELAAAK; encoded by the coding sequence GTGGACCTGTTCGAGTACCAGGCGAGGGACCTCTTCGCCAAGCACGGTGTACCGGTGCTGGCCGGTGAAGTCATCGACACGCCTGAGGCGGCGCGCGAGGCGACGGAGCGGCTGGGCGGCAAGTCGGTCGTCAAGGCGCAGGTCAAGGTCGGCGGCCGCGGCAAGGCCGGCGGCGTCAAGCTGGCCGCCGACCCGCAGGACGCGGTCGAGAAGGCCCAGCAGATCCTCGGCATGGACATCAAGGGCCACACGGTCCACAAGGTCATGATCGCCGAGACCGCGCCGGAGATCGTCGAGGAGTACTACGTCTCGTACCTCCTCGACCGTACGAACCGCACCTTCCTGGCCATGGCGTCCGTCGAGGGCGGCATGGACATCGAGGAGGTCGCGGCCACCAAGCCCGAGGCCCTCGCGAAGGTCCCGGTCGACGCCAACGAGGGCGTGACGATCGAGAAGGCCCGCGAGATCGTCGCCCAGGCGAAGTTCCCGGCCGAGGTCGCCGAGAAGGTCGCCGAGGTCATGGTGACCCTGTGGAAGACGTTCGTCGCGGAGGACGCCCTCCTCGTCGAGGTCAACCCGCTCGCGAAGGTCGCCTCCGGTGACGTCCTCGCCCTCGACGGCAAGGTCTCCCTGGACGCCAACGCCGACTTCCGCCAGCCCGGGCACGAGGAGCTGGAGGACAAGGCCGCCGCCAACCCGCTCGAGGCCGCCGCCAAGGCGAAGGGCCTCAACTACGTCAAGCTCGACGGCGAGGTCGGCATCATCGGCAACGGCGCGGGCCTGGTCATGTCCACCCTGGACGTCGTCGCGTACGCCGGTGAGGCGCACGGCGGCGTGAAGCCGGCCAACTTCCTGGACATCGGCGGCGGCGCCTCCGCCGAGGTCATGGCGAACGGCCTGGAGATCATCCTCGGCGACCCGGACGTCAAGTCCGTGTTCGTCAACGTCTTCGGCGGCATCACCGCCTGCGACGAGGTCGCCAACGGCATCGTGCAGGCCCTGGAGCTGCTCAAGTCCAAGGGCGAGGACGTCACCAAGCCCCTGGTCGTGCGCCTCGACGGCAACAACGCGGAGCTGGGTCGCAAGATCCTGTCGGACGCCAACCACCCGCTCGTGCAGCGCGTGGACACCATGGACGGCGCGGCCGACAAGGCCGCCGAGCTCGCGGCTGCGAAGTAA
- a CDS encoding VWA domain-containing protein, which produces MTATAGGAERAETGAHAPADGEERAGFGVRAVVDGAEQAGFGAQGVLDGEERAVLDGEERAGGPVDVTAGGERFAGGGAGAVAAPDGDERLRRWRLVLGGGAADGTGHTLTGTDAAMDGALSALYGGSGSDADRRGRRDRSAGLGGSAPSVARWLGDIRAYFPSSVVQVMQRDAIDRLGLSALLTEPEMLEAVEADVHLVGTLLSLNKAMPETTRETARAVVRKVVDDLEKRLATRTRATLTGALDRSARVSRPRHRDIDWDRTIRANLKNYLPEYRTVVPERLIGYGRASQAVKKEVVLCIDQSGSMAASVVYASVFGAVLASMRSIATRLVVFDTAVVDLTDQLDDPVDVLFGTQLGGGTDINRALAYCQSQITRPADTVVVLISDLYEGGIRDEMLKRVAAMKAAGVQFVALLALSDEGAPAYDREHAAALAALGAPAFACTPDLFPEVMAAALEKRPLPVPDVA; this is translated from the coding sequence ATGACAGCGACGGCAGGCGGCGCCGAGCGGGCGGAGACCGGCGCGCACGCGCCGGCGGACGGCGAGGAGCGGGCGGGATTCGGGGTGCGGGCGGTGGTGGACGGTGCCGAGCAGGCGGGATTCGGGGCGCAGGGGGTGCTGGACGGTGAGGAGCGGGCGGTGCTGGACGGCGAGGAGCGGGCGGGGGGTCCGGTGGACGTGACGGCAGGCGGCGAACGGTTCGCGGGAGGCGGCGCGGGGGCCGTGGCGGCGCCCGACGGAGACGAGCGGCTGCGGCGCTGGCGCCTGGTGCTCGGCGGGGGAGCGGCGGACGGCACGGGCCACACGCTCACGGGCACCGACGCGGCCATGGACGGCGCGTTGAGCGCCCTGTACGGCGGTTCGGGGAGCGACGCCGACCGGCGGGGCCGGCGTGACCGGTCCGCCGGGCTCGGGGGGTCGGCGCCGTCGGTCGCGCGCTGGCTCGGCGACATCCGCGCGTACTTCCCCAGCTCCGTCGTCCAGGTCATGCAACGCGACGCCATCGACCGGCTCGGCCTCTCGGCGCTGCTGACGGAGCCGGAGATGCTGGAGGCCGTCGAGGCGGACGTGCACCTGGTGGGCACGCTGCTCTCCCTCAACAAGGCCATGCCGGAGACGACCAGGGAGACGGCGCGGGCGGTCGTCCGCAAGGTGGTGGACGACCTGGAGAAGCGCCTCGCCACGCGCACCCGCGCGACCCTCACCGGGGCCCTCGACCGCAGCGCCCGCGTCAGCCGGCCCCGGCACCGGGACATCGACTGGGACCGCACCATCCGGGCCAACCTCAAGAACTACCTCCCCGAGTACCGCACGGTCGTCCCGGAGCGGCTGATCGGTTACGGGCGGGCCTCGCAGGCCGTGAAGAAGGAGGTCGTGCTCTGCATCGACCAGTCCGGTTCGATGGCGGCGTCGGTCGTGTACGCGTCGGTGTTCGGCGCGGTCCTGGCGTCGATGCGGTCCATCGCCACCCGGCTCGTCGTCTTCGACACGGCGGTGGTGGACCTCACCGATCAGCTCGACGACCCGGTGGACGTGCTGTTCGGCACCCAGCTCGGCGGCGGCACGGACATCAACCGGGCGCTCGCCTACTGCCAGTCGCAGATCACCCGGCCCGCCGACACCGTGGTCGTGCTGATCAGCGACCTCTACGAGGGCGGCATACGCGACGAGATGCTGAAGCGGGTAGCGGCGATGAAGGCGGCCGGGGTGCAGTTCGTGGCGCTGCTCGCCCTCTCCGACGAGGGCGCGCCCGCGTACGACCGCGAGCACGCGGCGGCCCTGGCCGCCCTGGGCGCCCCGGCCTTCGCCTGCACCCCGGACCTGTTCCCGGAGGTGATGGCGGCGGCCCTGGAGAAGCGCCCGCTGCCCGTCCCGGACGTGGCCTGA
- a CDS encoding ATP-binding protein, which translates to MTVPATTEADHARAGSATDAQARPEAEAEVLRPHAEDAFAHELEALAAADDRPRPERWRLSPWAVATYLLGGTLPDGTVITPKYVGPRRIVEVAVTTLATDRALLLLGVPGTAKTWVSEHLAAAVSGDSTLLVQGTAGTPEEAIRYGWDYARLLAHGPSREALVPSPVMRAMAEGMTARVEELTRIPADVQDTLITILSEKTLPVPELGQEVQAVRGFNLIATANDRDRGVNDLSSALRRRFNTVVLPLPATPEAEVDIVSRRVEQIGRSLDLPGAPDGIDEIRRVVTVFRELRDGVTTDGRTRLKSPSGTLSTAEAISVVTNGLALATHFGDGVLRPADVAAGILGAVVRDPAADRVVWQEYLETVVRERDGWKDFYRACREVSA; encoded by the coding sequence ATGACCGTGCCCGCGACCACCGAGGCAGACCACGCCCGAGCCGGTTCCGCGACCGACGCGCAAGCCCGTCCCGAGGCCGAGGCCGAGGTGCTGCGGCCGCACGCGGAGGACGCGTTCGCCCATGAGTTGGAGGCGCTCGCCGCGGCCGACGACCGGCCGCGCCCGGAGCGCTGGCGGCTCTCCCCGTGGGCGGTCGCCACCTACCTGCTCGGCGGCACGCTCCCCGACGGCACGGTGATCACACCCAAGTACGTCGGACCGCGCCGCATCGTGGAGGTCGCCGTCACCACCCTGGCCACCGACCGCGCGCTGCTCCTGCTCGGCGTGCCCGGCACGGCCAAGACATGGGTGTCGGAGCACCTCGCGGCGGCCGTCAGCGGCGACTCGACGCTCCTCGTCCAGGGCACGGCCGGCACGCCCGAGGAAGCCATCCGGTACGGGTGGGACTACGCCCGCCTCCTCGCCCACGGCCCCAGCCGCGAAGCCCTCGTGCCCAGCCCCGTCATGCGCGCCATGGCCGAGGGCATGACGGCCCGCGTCGAGGAGCTGACCCGCATCCCCGCCGACGTCCAGGACACGCTCATCACGATCCTCTCCGAGAAGACGCTGCCCGTCCCGGAGCTGGGCCAGGAGGTGCAGGCCGTGCGGGGCTTCAACCTCATCGCCACGGCCAACGACCGCGACCGCGGCGTCAACGACCTGTCGAGCGCCCTGCGTCGCCGCTTCAACACGGTGGTCCTGCCGCTCCCCGCGACGCCGGAGGCGGAGGTGGACATCGTCTCCCGCCGCGTCGAGCAGATCGGCCGCTCCCTGGACCTGCCCGGCGCGCCCGACGGCATCGACGAGATCCGCCGCGTCGTCACCGTCTTCCGCGAGCTGCGCGACGGCGTCACCACCGACGGGCGCACCAGACTCAAGTCCCCGTCCGGCACGCTCTCCACCGCCGAGGCCATCTCCGTCGTCACCAACGGGCTCGCCCTGGCGACCCACTTCGGCGACGGCGTGCTGCGTCCCGCCGACGTCGCCGCCGGCATCCTGGGCGCCGTCGTCCGCGACCCGGCAGCCGACCGCGTCGTCTGGCAGGAGTACCTGGAGACCGTCGTCCGCGAGCGGGACGGCTGGAAGGACTTCTACCGCGCCTGCCGGGAGGTGTCGGCGTGA
- the sucD gene encoding succinate--CoA ligase subunit alpha, with the protein MAIFLTKDSKVIVQGMTGATGMKHTKLMLGDGTNIVGGVNPRKAGTTVDFDGTEVPVFGSVAEAMEKTGADVSVLFVPPAFAKAAVVEAIDAEIPLAVVITEGIAVHDSAAFWAYAKAKGNKTRIIGPNCPGLITPGQSNAGIIPGDITKPGKIGLVSKSGTLTYQMMYELRDLGFSSCVGIGGDPVIGTTHIDALEAFEADPETELIVMIGEIGGDAEERAADFIKANVTKPVVGYVAGFTAPEGKTMGHAGAIVSGSSGTAQAKKEALEAAGVKVGKTPTETAKLAREILNAQG; encoded by the coding sequence ATGGCTATCTTCCTCACCAAGGACAGCAAGGTCATCGTCCAGGGCATGACCGGCGCCACGGGCATGAAGCACACCAAGCTCATGCTCGGTGACGGCACCAACATCGTCGGCGGCGTGAACCCGCGCAAGGCCGGCACGACCGTCGACTTCGACGGCACCGAGGTCCCGGTCTTCGGCTCGGTCGCCGAGGCGATGGAGAAGACGGGCGCCGACGTCTCCGTCCTCTTCGTGCCGCCGGCCTTCGCGAAGGCCGCCGTCGTCGAGGCCATCGACGCGGAGATCCCCCTCGCGGTCGTCATCACCGAGGGCATCGCCGTCCACGACTCCGCCGCCTTCTGGGCGTACGCGAAGGCCAAGGGCAACAAGACCCGCATCATCGGCCCCAACTGCCCCGGCCTCATCACGCCGGGCCAGTCGAACGCGGGCATCATCCCCGGCGACATCACCAAGCCGGGCAAGATCGGTCTCGTGTCGAAGTCCGGCACGCTGACCTACCAGATGATGTACGAGCTGCGCGACCTCGGCTTCTCGTCGTGCGTCGGCATCGGTGGCGACCCGGTCATCGGCACCACCCACATCGACGCCCTGGAGGCCTTCGAGGCCGACCCGGAGACCGAGCTGATCGTCATGATCGGTGAGATCGGCGGCGACGCGGAGGAGCGCGCGGCCGACTTCATCAAGGCGAACGTGACGAAGCCGGTCGTCGGCTACGTCGCCGGCTTCACCGCGCCCGAGGGCAAGACCATGGGCCACGCCGGCGCCATCGTGTCCGGCTCGTCCGGCACCGCGCAGGCGAAGAAGGAGGCCCTGGAGGCCGCCGGCGTCAAGGTCGGCAAGACGCCGACCGAGACCGCCAAGCTCGCCCGCGAGATCCTGAACGCCCAGGGCTGA
- a CDS encoding DUF5682 family protein: protein MTGPLLLGVRHHGPGSARAVRAALDAARPDAVLIEGPPEADALLPLAADARMRPPVALLAHAVDDPGRAAFWPFAAFSPEWVAVRWALDHGAAVHFFDLPAAHSLAMMGDPTWSDEEDDEGGDDSGEQSADVRRDGPGRDPGRQGEPGRAPGRGPRPGLRVDPLAVLAETAGYDDPERWWEDAVEHRAAGTGDPLAPFAAVAEAMTALRETYGHGGTARDPVREAHMRLRLRAARKEHGDAVAVVCGAWHVPALAAKHTVTADRALLKGLPKVRAETTWVPWTHRRLARRSGYGAGIDSPGWYGHLFAVPDRPVERWMTKAAGLLRDEDHAVSTAHVIEAVRLAGSLAAMRGRPLAGLSETTDAVRAVMCDGSDVPLALIRDRLVVGDVLGEVPEGAPAVPLQRDLDRLQRSLRLKPEAAEREVDLDLRKDTDAARSRLLHRLRLLGVEWGAPERARGTGTFRESWRLRWEPELRVRVAEAGAWGTTVLSAATAKAVSEAASATALADITALAERCLLADLPEALPLVMKALADRAAVDTDVSRLAGALPALARALRYGDVRGTETAALAEVATGLALRVCVGLPPACAGLDADGAAEMRGHVDAVHTAIRLLPDTGGGAAGTEGGSDSADGRGTGTGPTAGPTADSVTGPATGSGTGAEGVVARWADVLERLARRDAVPGTLRGRAARLLLDDGRLAEDEAARLMGLALSPGTAPADAAAWVEGFAGAGGDGSGGLLLVHDERLLALVDAWLTAVPAEAFTDVLPLLRRTFGAYEPGVRRTLGELVRRGPAGGGGTAPAGEGAPGFGPGLDAARADAVLPVLDLLLGHRQPTEEECAGVPG, encoded by the coding sequence GTGACCGGACCCCTGCTGCTCGGGGTGCGCCACCACGGGCCGGGGTCCGCACGCGCGGTACGGGCCGCCCTGGACGCGGCCCGCCCCGACGCCGTGCTGATCGAGGGCCCGCCGGAGGCGGACGCGCTGCTGCCGCTCGCCGCCGACGCGCGGATGCGCCCGCCCGTGGCCCTGCTGGCGCACGCCGTGGACGACCCCGGCCGGGCCGCGTTCTGGCCGTTCGCCGCCTTCTCCCCCGAGTGGGTGGCCGTCCGCTGGGCGCTTGACCACGGCGCGGCCGTCCACTTCTTCGACCTGCCGGCCGCCCACTCGCTCGCCATGATGGGCGACCCCACGTGGTCCGACGAGGAGGACGACGAGGGCGGCGACGACTCCGGCGAGCAGTCCGCCGACGTGAGGCGCGACGGGCCGGGCCGGGATCCGGGCCGCCAGGGCGAGCCGGGCCGGGCGCCGGGTCGGGGGCCGCGGCCGGGGCTGCGCGTCGACCCCCTCGCCGTGCTCGCCGAGACCGCCGGGTACGACGACCCGGAGCGCTGGTGGGAGGACGCCGTCGAGCACCGCGCCGCGGGCACGGGCGACCCGCTCGCCCCGTTCGCGGCCGTCGCCGAGGCCATGACGGCGCTGCGCGAGACGTACGGCCACGGCGGCACCGCCCGCGACCCCGTCCGCGAGGCGCACATGCGCCTGCGGCTGCGCGCCGCGCGCAAGGAGCACGGCGACGCCGTCGCCGTCGTCTGCGGCGCCTGGCACGTCCCGGCGCTCGCCGCCAAGCACACGGTGACCGCCGACCGCGCCCTCCTCAAGGGCCTGCCGAAGGTGCGGGCGGAGACGACGTGGGTCCCCTGGACGCACCGCCGCCTCGCCCGCCGTTCCGGGTACGGCGCCGGCATCGACTCGCCCGGCTGGTACGGGCACCTGTTCGCCGTCCCGGACCGGCCCGTCGAGCGGTGGATGACGAAGGCCGCCGGGCTGCTGCGCGACGAGGACCACGCCGTGTCCACCGCCCACGTCATCGAGGCCGTCCGGCTCGCCGGGTCCCTCGCCGCGATGCGCGGGCGCCCGCTCGCGGGGCTCTCCGAGACGACCGACGCCGTCCGCGCGGTCATGTGCGACGGCTCCGACGTGCCGCTCGCCCTGATCCGCGACCGGCTCGTCGTCGGGGACGTCCTGGGCGAGGTGCCCGAGGGGGCGCCCGCCGTACCGCTCCAGCGGGACCTCGACCGCCTCCAGCGGAGCCTGCGGCTCAAGCCCGAGGCGGCCGAGCGGGAGGTCGACCTCGACCTGCGCAAGGACACCGACGCGGCCCGCAGCCGCCTCCTGCACCGGCTGCGCCTGCTCGGCGTCGAGTGGGGCGCGCCGGAGCGGGCCCGCGGGACGGGCACGTTCCGGGAGAGCTGGCGGCTGCGCTGGGAGCCGGAGCTGCGCGTACGGGTCGCGGAGGCCGGAGCGTGGGGGACCACGGTGCTGTCCGCCGCCACGGCGAAGGCGGTGTCGGAGGCCGCGTCCGCCACGGCCCTCGCCGACATCACCGCCCTCGCCGAGCGGTGCCTCCTCGCGGACCTGCCCGAGGCGCTTCCGCTGGTCATGAAGGCCCTCGCGGACCGCGCCGCCGTCGACACCGACGTGAGCCGCCTCGCCGGCGCCCTGCCCGCCCTCGCCCGCGCCCTGCGCTACGGCGACGTGCGGGGCACGGAGACGGCAGCGCTCGCGGAGGTCGCCACGGGCCTGGCCCTGCGCGTCTGCGTCGGCCTGCCGCCGGCCTGCGCCGGGCTCGACGCGGACGGCGCCGCCGAGATGCGCGGCCACGTCGACGCGGTCCACACGGCGATCCGGCTGCTCCCGGACACGGGCGGGGGCGCCGCCGGTACGGAGGGGGGCTCGGACTCGGCCGACGGCAGGGGCACCGGCACCGGCCCGACCGCCGGCCCGACCGCCGACTCGGTCACCGGCCCCGCCACCGGTTCGGGTACGGGGGCCGAGGGGGTCGTGGCGAGGTGGGCGGACGTGCTGGAGAGGCTCGCGCGCCGCGACGCCGTCCCCGGCACCCTGCGCGGGCGGGCCGCGCGCCTGCTGCTCGACGACGGGCGGCTCGCCGAGGACGAGGCGGCTCGCCTGATGGGCCTCGCCCTGTCACCCGGCACGGCGCCCGCGGACGCCGCCGCCTGGGTCGAGGGCTTCGCCGGTGCGGGTGGCGACGGCTCGGGGGGCCTGCTGCTCGTCCACGACGAGCGGTTGCTCGCCCTGGTCGACGCGTGGCTGACGGCCGTGCCCGCCGAGGCGTTCACGGACGTGCTGCCCCTGCTGCGGCGCACGTTCGGCGCGTACGAGCCGGGTGTGCGCCGCACGCTGGGCGAACTGGTCCGGCGCGGTCCCGCCGGGGGCGGCGGGACCGCGCCCGCGGGTGAGGGCGCGCCCGGTTTCGGGCCCGGCCTCGACGCGGCCCGTGCCGACGCGGTGCTGCCCGTGCTGGACCTGCTGCTGGGACACCGGCAGCCGACCGAGGAGGAGTGCGCGGGGGTGCCGGGATGA
- a CDS encoding ABC transporter ATP-binding protein, with the protein MTTDHDNARHVVVRLDGVHKEYGDAKALDGLSLEIRAGDAVAVMGPSGCGKSTLLNMVAGLDRPTSGTVEVHGHDLGKLNETGLALFRRRNVGMIFQFFNLIDDLPVLDNVALAAQLTGTSTRQARRRALELLDELGVAERRNNHPATLSGGERQRVAVARALMNRPALLLADEPTGALDSRSGEQVMDLLIDLNQIGQTLLIVTHDPQLATRCASRLIEVADGRVARESTLEATA; encoded by the coding sequence ATGACGACTGATCACGACAACGCCCGGCACGTGGTGGTGCGGTTGGACGGCGTGCACAAGGAGTACGGCGACGCGAAGGCCCTGGACGGCCTGTCGCTGGAGATCAGGGCGGGCGACGCGGTCGCCGTCATGGGCCCCTCCGGCTGCGGCAAGTCCACCTTGCTCAACATGGTGGCAGGCCTGGACCGGCCGACCTCGGGAACAGTCGAGGTGCATGGTCATGACCTCGGGAAACTGAACGAGACCGGCTTGGCGCTGTTCCGGCGGCGGAACGTCGGCATGATCTTCCAGTTCTTCAACCTCATCGACGATCTGCCCGTCCTGGACAACGTCGCGCTGGCCGCGCAGCTGACCGGCACCTCGACCCGGCAGGCGCGCCGCCGTGCCCTGGAGCTCCTGGACGAACTCGGTGTCGCCGAGCGCCGGAACAACCATCCGGCGACGCTGAGCGGTGGAGAGCGCCAACGCGTCGCCGTCGCACGGGCGTTGATGAACCGCCCGGCCCTGCTGCTCGCCGACGAGCCGACCGGCGCCCTCGACAGCCGGTCGGGCGAGCAGGTGATGGATCTGCTGATCGACCTCAACCAGATCGGCCAGACCCTGTTGATCGTCACCCACGACCCGCAGCTGGCCACCCGCTGCGCCAGCCGGCTGATCGAAGTCGCCGACGGCCGGGTCGCCCGCGAGAGCACGCTGGAGGCGACCGCGTGA
- a CDS encoding FtsX-like permease family protein translates to MSAVWRASRAAVQRRRLQTFVIGLVVLCSTTTVLLALALLSAASGPFDRAYAEQRGAHTVAAFDTTKVSREQLARTARQPGVEAAAGPFGQAVVDIPEDWLWMAGGTLTVVGRADPAGPVDRIELLEGHWATAPGEIVVNWSAQGSPGTALLGTRLETPGGATLTVVGFATSMSKSASAWVSPEQMAALHPTSAQMLYRFTDSSTEARLSASLARATTGLPEDSLTGAQTYLTLKQAFSALADSYLPFMTLFGILGVLVSTLIVGNVVSGAVVSGYRHIGVLKALGFTPNQVVAVYLTMLSVPAVVGCVLGTLAGNVLAGPILKVAFTGIDVGRASVGGISPWVSVVCLVGMPALVLLAALVPALRAHRLPAARAISAGNAPRTGRGLRVQRMLGATRLPRPVSLGLGQPFARPCRTLLTMAAIVLGVTTVALSTGLTSTMVAYGEVGREDGGARIHVTTGGSGNDRTPPRLSDAQIEARLRSLPGAEGVRARALSQVNMTGQTQPVFADFYRGDNSLYEHTIVKGRAPSAAGEIVAGPAFLTQRGPKLGDRVTLELNGRKITATVVGQLIEGNARALEATGETLARLAPDAHAIEYTVRLAPGADTRAYAEAVAALDPGLHASVTDSGNAGTATVITFSTVFTVLLTLVASLGVFNTVLLNTRERRRDLGMLKSIGMTPRQVVVMTVTSVAGLGAVGGMLGIPLGIVAHRLVVDHVGVVDFPAHMKDVWHAPQLAAMLLAGVVIAVLGALVPARSAARMTIASVLHTE, encoded by the coding sequence GTGAGCGCCGTATGGAGAGCCTCGCGCGCGGCCGTGCAGCGCCGCCGGCTCCAGACCTTCGTGATCGGGCTCGTCGTGCTCTGCTCCACCACGACCGTCCTGCTCGCGCTGGCGCTGCTGAGCGCCGCCTCGGGCCCCTTCGACAGGGCCTACGCCGAACAGCGCGGTGCTCATACGGTGGCGGCCTTCGACACCACGAAGGTCTCGCGGGAGCAGTTGGCGCGGACCGCCCGGCAGCCCGGGGTGGAGGCCGCGGCCGGGCCGTTCGGGCAGGCCGTCGTCGACATCCCCGAGGACTGGCTCTGGATGGCGGGCGGCACCCTCACGGTGGTGGGCCGGGCCGATCCGGCGGGCCCCGTGGACCGGATCGAGCTCCTCGAGGGCCACTGGGCCACCGCACCCGGCGAGATCGTCGTCAACTGGTCCGCCCAGGGCTCCCCCGGCACCGCGCTCCTCGGCACCAGGCTGGAGACCCCCGGCGGAGCGACGCTGACCGTCGTCGGGTTCGCCACCAGCATGAGCAAGTCGGCGAGCGCCTGGGTCTCGCCCGAGCAGATGGCCGCATTGCACCCGACCTCCGCCCAGATGCTGTACCGCTTCACGGACTCCTCGACGGAGGCCCGGCTGAGCGCCTCGCTGGCGCGGGCCACCACGGGGCTGCCCGAGGATTCGCTGACCGGCGCACAGACCTACCTCACCCTCAAGCAGGCCTTCTCCGCGCTGGCCGACTCCTACCTCCCGTTCATGACGCTCTTCGGCATCCTCGGCGTGCTCGTCTCCACCCTGATCGTCGGCAACGTGGTCAGCGGGGCGGTCGTCTCCGGGTACCGGCACATCGGGGTGCTCAAGGCCCTGGGCTTCACCCCGAACCAGGTCGTCGCCGTCTACCTGACGATGCTTTCCGTACCGGCGGTGGTGGGCTGCGTGCTGGGCACCCTGGCCGGCAACGTGCTGGCCGGGCCGATCCTGAAGGTCGCGTTCACCGGCATCGACGTGGGCCGGGCTTCGGTCGGCGGCATCAGCCCGTGGGTGTCCGTGGTCTGTCTCGTGGGCATGCCTGCCCTCGTCCTGCTGGCGGCGCTGGTCCCCGCGCTGCGCGCCCACCGGCTGCCCGCCGCACGGGCGATCAGCGCGGGCAACGCGCCGCGAACCGGGCGCGGGCTGCGCGTCCAGCGGATGCTCGGCGCCACCCGGCTGCCGCGCCCGGTCAGTCTGGGCCTCGGCCAGCCGTTCGCCCGCCCCTGCCGCACCCTGCTGACCATGGCGGCCATAGTCCTCGGGGTCACCACGGTGGCCCTGTCGACCGGACTGACCAGCACGATGGTGGCGTACGGCGAGGTCGGGCGGGAGGACGGAGGCGCCAGGATCCACGTGACGACCGGGGGGTCGGGCAACGACCGGACCCCGCCCCGGCTCAGTGACGCGCAGATCGAGGCACGGCTGCGGTCCCTGCCGGGTGCGGAGGGGGTACGGGCCCGCGCGCTGTCCCAGGTGAACATGACCGGGCAGACCCAGCCCGTCTTCGCCGACTTCTACCGCGGCGACAACTCCTTGTACGAGCACACCATCGTCAAGGGCCGGGCGCCGTCCGCAGCGGGCGAGATCGTGGCCGGCCCGGCGTTCCTGACCCAGCGCGGGCCGAAGCTCGGTGACCGGGTCACGCTGGAGCTGAACGGCAGGAAGATCACCGCGACCGTCGTGGGTCAGCTCATCGAGGGCAACGCCCGGGCCCTGGAGGCCACCGGGGAGACCCTCGCCCGGCTCGCACCGGACGCCCACGCCATCGAGTACACGGTGCGGCTCGCCCCCGGCGCCGACACGCGCGCCTACGCCGAGGCGGTCGCGGCGCTCGACCCGGGCCTGCACGCGTCGGTGACGGACTCCGGCAACGCCGGCACCGCCACCGTCATCACCTTCTCGACGGTGTTCACGGTGCTGCTGACGCTCGTCGCGTCGCTCGGTGTCTTCAACACCGTTCTCCTGAACACCCGTGAGCGGCGCCGGGACCTGGGCATGCTCAAGTCGATCGGGATGACCCCCCGGCAGGTGGTGGTGATGACGGTGACCTCGGTCGCCGGGCTGGGCGCGGTCGGCGGGATGCTCGGCATCCCGCTCGGGATCGTGGCGCACCGCCTCGTCGTGGACCATGTCGGGGTGGTCGACTTCCCCGCGCACATGAAGGACGTGTGGCACGCGCCGCAGCTGGCCGCGATGCTCTTGGCGGGTGTGGTGATCGCAGTCCTCGGCGCTCTGGTCCCGGCCCGGTCGGCGGCCCGGATGACCATCGCCTCGGTGCTGCACACCGAGTAG